In Planktothrix serta PCC 8927, one genomic interval encodes:
- the rplU gene encoding 50S ribosomal protein L21 has protein sequence MTYAIIETGGKQIKVEPGRFYDIELLPLEENEQVTIDKVLLVNHDGDVQIGQPLVSGATVEGTVMRHLRGRKIIVYKMRPKKKTRKKQGHRQEITRLMIDSISLNGSVVAKREEQPAETGPTTEG, from the coding sequence ATGACTTACGCAATTATTGAAACAGGCGGTAAACAAATCAAAGTAGAACCCGGTCGTTTCTACGATATTGAACTGTTACCCCTCGAAGAAAATGAACAAGTTACCATTGATAAAGTTCTGTTAGTCAATCATGACGGGGACGTTCAAATTGGTCAGCCTTTAGTGAGTGGAGCGACCGTTGAAGGTACGGTGATGCGCCATCTGCGGGGACGCAAAATCATTGTTTATAAAATGCGTCCGAAAAAGAAAACCCGCAAAAAACAAGGTCATCGTCAAGAAATTACTCGTTTGATGATTGACTCGATTAGTCTGAATGGGTCTGTCGTGGCTAAACGGGAAGAACAACCCGCAGAAACCGGGCCAACAACCGAAGGCTAA